CTTTCGCTTGCTCTCGACAGCGGCACGAACCGCCTCGTTGAGTGCCTGCTTGCCATGCAGAATCAACAATGCCTTGCGTTCACTCATTGCGGTCACTCCCGGAATTGAATCAGTACGGAACATCTTGACCCTCTACACGGGTAAAAAAGTCGCACACCCTCTGATTAATTGCTGAGGTTCGTCCCGCCCGTCCTACATGCCGGTAATTTTTCGTACAGAACGTAAGGAATCGGCTCAATTGACCAGGCCCGGTCATTGGTACAACGTGTGTCGGCGTTAGCGATCTTCAATTCAAATACACAAGGATGTGCATGTAATGAGTGGATACAGTTTCAGGACTTTCGATGTCTTGCATTCCGGCATTTGCCAATTGCCCCCCATGGCCACAGGTGGACATTTCCATGCAAAGCCATGAAGCAAGACTATCCGTGAGTCCGGTTGCCTCTCTCTCCGAAAGTCGCGCCTGTCTTAAAGACGAATTCAAATGCAGCGCCAGAAATACTGGAGAAAACGATATGGAGCCGCGTGTCACCGAGCTGGAAACTCACCTGAAGTACATTCGACGCGATATGGACGAAGTCAGAGGAGACGTCAAAGCCATCAAGCATCGCCTTGCCTACTCGGCAGGTGCGACAGCGATGGTGCTCGGACTGTTGGGCTGGATTGCCAACAGCCGGTTCGATCAACTCGTCACACTGCTCAGCCGTTGATCCGTTGAAAGGCAGGCACCGTTCAGTGCCTGCCTTTCATATGCCTGCAATCAACCGAGAAGTTCGCTGAGCGGAATGAACGGCACCTGGTCTCCCTTGGCCAGGACTCGCCCTTCCTGCACTTCCACCAACCCCTCGGCCCAGGCAGCGCTGCGCAGAACGCCCGAACTCTGGTTACGGTAGATAATCGCCTGACCCTGCTCCAGACGGCCGCGCAGAAATTCACAGCGGTTACCGGCCTGCGGCCAGACAAATCCTGCGGGCACCGAAAACTTCAGCGGCTCGACATCCTGCACACCCTGGCGACGCAACAGATAAGGTCGGGTCAGCAAGGCGAAAGTCACCAGTGTCGAGGCAGGATTCCCCGGCAATCCAATCACCGGGACACCACGAAAATGCCCGACCGTCAGCGGCTTGCCAGGTTTTATTGCCAGCTTCCAGAGTGTCAGCTCGCCCTCTTCCCTCAATGCGATGCCAAGGAAATCCGCTTCCCCGACCGAGACACCACCGGTTGAAAGAATCAGGTCTACATCCTGAAGTTCACCAAGTCGCGCACGGGTGGTGGGCAGGTCATCAGGCAGAATACCGGCATCCACCACTTCACATCCCAGGCGCTGCAACCAGCTGCACAACAACACCCGGTTGCTGTTGTAGATCTGTCCCGGCCCCAATGTCGTGCCCGGCTCGACCAACTCGTCCCCCGTGGACAGCACCGCCACACGAACCCGGCGAATCACATCAAGCCCTGCGCAACCCAGCGATGCAGCCAGCCCCTGTTCGATCGGACCGAGTCGGGTTCCGGCAGGCAAGACCAACTCACCGACAGTCGTTTCCTGGCCTTGCGGGCGAATGTTCTGCCCGGCCACCATCGCCTCGATGAAGCTCACGCGCTCATCGGCATGAATCTCGGCGTTTTCCTGCATCTCGACACAGTCGGCACCGGCAGGTACCGGCGCACCGGTAAAGATCCGTGCGCAGGTGCCTGGCTTCAAGGGTAACGGTGCCTGCCCGGCGAAGATTTTCTGACTGACCGGCAACGGTTCGCCGGTCCAGTCGGCCAGATTCAAGGCATAACCGTCCATGGCGCTTTTCGGCCACGGCGGCAGATCCAGCGTCGAAATCAGATCCTGCGCCAGCACCCGCCCCTGAACCTGAGCCAGTGGCAAAAACTCGCATTCGACAATCCGTGAACTCTCGGCCATTTCCAGCAACCGCGCGAATGCCTCTTCAACCGGCATCAGGCTGCCGGTCTTGCCCGGCTTACCCACGGGATTCACAAGGCGCCGCCTGTTTCAAATGAGTGACGAAATTGCACGGGCGGTGGCGTGAGTCCAGTTGCTCGGCAAGGATCCCATCCCAACCGGTGCGCACCGCGTTGGTGGAGCCAGGCAGGCAGCAGACCAGCGTGCCATTGGCCAGTCCCGCCAAAGCCCGGGATTGCACGGTGGAGGTGCCGATGTCGGCCACCGAGATCTGGCGAAACAGCTCACCAAAACCATCGACCTGCTTGTCCAGCAGGCAAGCGACCGCTTCCGGGGTGCTGTCGCGGCCGGTAAAACCGGTTCCGCCGGTAATCAGCACCACTTGCACCACGTCTTCGGCAATCCAGTGGGCGACTTGCGCACGGATCTTGTAAAGGTCATCTTTGAGCAGCACTCGCTGCGCCAGATAGTGGCCAGCGGCCGTCAAGCGGTCGACAAAGACCTGACCGGAAGTATCGGTTTCCAGGGTTCGGGTGTCGCTGACCGTGAGTACCGCGATATTGAGCGGTACGAAAGGTACATCAGCCTTGGCTTTCATAGGCTCGTCCAGTTGTAGGAGAAACAGCCCGGTGTTATATCACAGCGCCCCCTTTTTTTGCCGCCCCTGCGGAGAGCTGCCATGACCTCGAACACGCCATTGTCACCCTGCTCCATCCTGTTGCTGGCGGGTGGACGCGGCCAGCGAATGGGCGGCCAGGACAAGGGGCTTGTGGAATGGCACGGTGAACCACTGATCGCGCATCTGCAGCGCAAGGTTCGGCCGCTGACAGACGATCTGATCATTTCCTGCAACCGCAATCGTGAACGCTATGCGCCGTTTGCCGACCAATTGGTGAGCGATGACGAGGAAGACTTTCCTGGCCCGCTGGCTGGTATTCGCGCCGGCTTGAAAGCCGCGCGCCATACCCACCTGCTGGTACTGCCCTGCGATGTTCCGCGCATCGATCTTGCGCTGCTGCACAGCATGCGCGAGGCGGCCAGTCTGAATTCTGAAAAACCTTTAATGTTGCGCCATGACGATCACTGGGAACCGCTGCTTTGCGTGATCCCGGTGGCGCTCCTGCCCGCTTTCGAAAACGCCTGGAAAGCTGGTGAACGCAGCCCCGGGCGGGTGATGCGCACTCTTGATGCCCAGGCCCTGGTTTGCCCTGACAACGATCCACGTCTGGCCAATCTCAACACCCCTGAACTGTTGAGTTCGCACAACACTGTGTCAGACTGACAGCATTCAAGGAACTTGCACGCCTTGTATACGTCTCAAGCTCAGTAACCAAAAGAATTTCCCTTCGGAGACACACTCATGACTCAACGGACCCTCGCCACTTTCATGCTCGCACTAGGCCTCGCTACCCTCGCCGGTTGCGCTTCGCCAACAGTGATCACCTTGAATGACGGTCGCGAAATCCAGGCTGTCGACGCCCCTAAGTATGATGAAGATTCGGGCTTCTACGAGTTCGAACAACTGGACGGCAAGCACACCCGCATCAACAAGGATCAGATCCGCACTGTCAAAGAGCTGTAAGTCTTCAGTTCGACAGCGGATACAGAAAAGCCCGCAATATGCGGGCTTTTTCGTGTCTGGCAATAAAGGGTCGATACCCGGGATCACCAGTCCAGCGTGATCAGGCTTTCAAATTCGCGCACCTGCCCCGTGACCGGATCGATGAATCGCAACCCCTGCGCCAGCAGCTTGAGCGGATTGGCGTAATCATCCTCAACGTCTTTGAGCACTTCAGGGTAAAACGGATCATTACAGATGCTCGCCCCCAGCGCCGTCATGTGTACCCGCAGCTGATGCTTCTTGCCGGTCACCGGGTACAGGCCGTAGCGCCAGAGATCGCCGTTCTTTTCACGAACCTCCACCGCCGTTTCGGTATTGCTCACCCCCGGCCCCTCCTGCATGCGGAAAAACGGTTCGCCGTCGACCATGCGACTCTTGTGCACCAACGGGAAATCCAGCCCGGGCAGCGCGGCAGCAATGGCTTCATAGCGTTTCTCGATCTGCCGTGTCGGGAACAATGACTGATACGCCGACCGCGTCTGTGGGTTGGCAGAGAAAATCACCAGCCCGGCCGTATGCCGGTCAATCCGGTGCAGCGGCACCAGATGGGGATTGTCCAGGCGCCGGATCAATCGGCGAAGCAACGTCTGTTCGACGTACTCGCCTGCCGGGGTCACCGGAAGGAAATGCGGTTTGTCCGCCACCACCAGATGGTCGTCCGCATACAGGATCGACTCGACCACCGGGATCGGCTTTTCATCCGGCACTTCACGAAAATAGTGAATGCGCAGCCCTTCCTTGTAGGGCAAGTCCAGCGCAATCGGCTGCCCCTGGCCATCCAGCACCCGGCCCCGGGCGATTCGATCCAGCCATTGATCGCGCCCGATGGCACTGAAATGCTCACACAGGCAGTCGAGCACTGTCCGCCAGCTACCGGGGGGCAGATACAGCGTGCTGGCCTGATTCTGTGCGGCGGAAAACGTTGATGTGCTGGACATACGGAAAACTCGAACCTTCAAAGCAGAGCGGCATTATCCAACACCGGGCGCAGCAGACCTAGCGCAGAATCAGGCGGGGATCGATTTGAGCGCCGCCGCCTCCGTGAACTCCTTGAGCCAGCGCAGCACATCCACGGCGTCCCAACGGCCCGGATCGTACAAGGCGTACAAAAGCCCCTGATATCCGACCACATCCAGTTGCTTGTGATAACCGGCACGCTGGAACAAGGCCTCGATCTCGGCAAAGCACGTATTGAAATGCAGCTTGTTGAAGGGAGTCTTGCCTTCCGTGACCAGACCGTCCAGGCGCAATTCGTGGACGGCCTCGCGCACCACGTCAATCGACATCCCGTTCACGCTGCTTTTCAACTGTTCGACATTGACCACGGTTACTCCCTCTGACATCCGGTTTGGCCTGAGCAATGCCTGGAAACGGCATGGCAGGCCAACCCAATTACTGTATACGCATACAGTAACCGAATAACCCGAAAAGTGCCAAGCCGTGATTGCGCGAAGGTGACGAGCGCCATCAACGCAGAAGGGAAAAGATCTTTAACGCAGGAATGCCACCACCTGATCGGCGCTGAACGGCCACCCCAGTTCCGCGCCGGTATCGACCCTGCGCAGGACCGGGATCCGCAGGCTGTAGGCCTCGAACCACGATTCATCGTCAGCAATATCCACCAGTTCCACCAGCAGACCATGCTCGACAAAAGGCATCAGTTCGGCCTCCGCGACCTCACACAAATGGCACCCCAGGGTGCCGAACAACTGGCATTCAGGAAGCATGTGCGCTCAACCCCAAAAATCGAGTGATCATTCTAGGCCTGCTCACAAAGCCCGTCGACCCACCCACCGGGTGCGAAAACCTACCTTCGCAAAACCCTGATGTAAATCAGCCCACAAAATCGCCATTTACGCGATGCTCCGGTGTTTTTTACCTCTACGCTTGAAGAGCCTGACCTGTCCCGGAGTACCTTGTGTTTGCCAATCTGCTGATCATTCTGGCGTCGTCCCTGGTGATGATTGCCCTGTTCCGTCGCCTGCGCCTGCCGCCTGTGCTGGGTTATCTGTGCGTAGGGTTGATGGTCGGGCCGAAGGCATTTGACTGGATCAATGAAAGCGAACACTTGCCGGATCTTGCCGAACTGGGCGTGGTGTTTCTGCTGTTTTCTCTGGGGCTGGAATTCTCCCTGTCGAAAATGATTGCACTGCGCCAGGTGGTTTTCCGACTGGGCAGCCAACAGGTAGTAACCACCACAGTGCTGCTGGGAAGCGTGCTGATGCTGCTGGGCATGCCTGCCACACCGGCCTTGTTGCTGGGCGCCGGCCTGTCGTTGTCATCCACGGCAATTGTGACCAAGGAGCTGAGCAGTCTCGGCGAAATTTTCAGCAGCCACGGCCAGAACGCGGTAGGCGTGCTGTTGTTCCAAGACGTGGTGGCCGTGTTGCTGCTGACGCTGGTGCCGGTGTTCGCCGGCAGCAGCGATCAGGCCTGGTACTGGGCACTGCCCCTGACCTTGTTGAAGACCGTGTTGCTGTTCTTCGGTCTGTTGCTGGCCAGCCGCTGGCTGCTGCCACGCCTGTTCCAGGAAGTCGCGGCGTCCCGATCGGCGGAGCTGTTCGTGCTGCTGGCACTGGTAATTGTGCTGCTGACGGCCTGGCTGACCCACTTGCTGGGCCTTTCTCCGGCCCTCGGCGCGTTCCTCGCGGGCATGCTGCTGGGCGAGAGCCATTACCGGCATCAGATCGAGGCCGATATCCGGCCGTTTCGCGACATTCTGCTAGGGCTGTTTTTCGTCAGTATCGGCATGCTGATCGACCTGCAACTGTTCGCCAGCCACAGCCTGCTGATTGTCGGCATGACCCTGGGATTACTGGTGATCAAAGGCCTGGTGGTGGCGCTGCTGGTGAAATGGCGTGGCAGCGACAGTGAAACGGCTTGGCGCAGCGGCCTCGCCCTCGCCCAGGGTGGTGAGTTCTGCTTCGCCCTGATGGCGCAGATGCAGCAGACCCGGCTACTTCCCGCCGAGCTCGGCGCCCTGCTGCTCGCCGCCACCTTCTGCTCGATGCTGCTGACGCCCCTGCTGTTACGCGCCGCACCGCGCATCGCCGCCGCCCTGCACCGCAAACCCAATCAGGAAGCGCAGATCGAGGAAATCAGCGCCCTCAATGCCGGGTTCGACGGGCATGTGGTGATCTGCGGCTACGGCCGTGTCGGTCAGTCGATCGGGCGCTTCATGCGCAATGCCGGGCAAACCTACGTCGCACTGGATAACGATCCGGTGCGGATTCAGGAAGCCGCCACCGTCGAACGCGACGTCCACTACGGCGATTCAACCCGCGGCGATCTGTTGACCGCCGTCGGCTTGCTGCGCGCCAGGCTGCTGGTGATTGCCGTGGATCAAGCCGACGTGGCCTTGCGGGTTCTCAAGGAGGCACGGCGTCTCAATCCGGCAGTACCGATTCTGGTACGCACCCGGGACGACAGCCAGTCGGCCGAGCTGAAAGCAGCCGGCGCCAGTGAAGTGGTGCCGGAACTGCTGGAGTCGAGCCTGATGCTCGGTTCCCATGCCCTGATCCTGCTGGGGTTTCCTGCGCACCGGGTGCAGGAGAAGGTCGATCAGGTGCGCATCGATCGTTATCGCCTGCTTCACGGTTTTTATCCCGGAGCCGACGATGAGGAAACCTAGTCCTGGCTCACCGCGCCGATCTTGTGCAGCGACAGGTCGGCGCCGTAGTACTCCTGTTCCTGGCTCAGGCGCAAACCATGCAGTGCCTTGATCGAACCGTAGACGGCGAAACCGCCGATCAACGCCACCGCCACACCAAGGGCGGTGCCGATCAACTGGCTGATCAGGCTGACGCCACCGAGTCCGCCCAATGCGGTCGAGCCGAAGATCCCGCAGGCAATGCCGCCCCACACGCCACACAGACCGTGCAACGGCCAGACACCCAGCACGTCATCGATGCGCCATTTGACCTGTGCCGCCGTGAAGCACCAGACAAACAGGGCACCGGCAATCGCGCCGGTCACCAGCGCGCCAACCGGGTGCATCAGGTCGGAACCGGCGCACACCGCCACCAACCCGGCCAACGGGCCGTTGTGCAGAAAGCCCGGGTCGTTGCGCCCGACGATCAACGCCGCCACCGTGCCGCCGACCATCGCCATCAGCGAGTTGACCGCCACCAGTCCGCTGACCCCTTGCAGGGTTTGCGCGCTCATCACGTTGAAGCCAAACCAGCCGACGATCAGGATCCACGAACCCAGCGCCAGAAACGGAATGCTCGACGGCGCGAACGCCACCAGCTTGCCGTCGCGATAGCGCCCGTTGCGCGGCCCGAGCAGCAACACCGCCGCCAACGCCAGCCAGCCGCCCATGGCATGCACCACCACCGAACCCGCAAAGTCATGGAAAGGGGCACCGAACTGCGCGGTCAGCCAAGCTTGCAGACCGTAGTTGCCGTTCCAGACCATGCCTTCGAAAAATGGATAGATGAACGCCACGATCAGCGCCGTGGCGCACAGTTGCGGCACAAAACGCGCCCGTTCGGCGATGCCGCCGGAGATGATCGCCGGGATCGCCGCCGCAAAGGTCAGCAGGAAGAAAAACTTCACCAGTCCATAACCATGATCGGCACTGAGCACCGCCGCCGGTTGCAGGAAGGTCACCCCGTACGAAAGCCAGTAGCCTATA
The window above is part of the Pseudomonas fluorescens genome. Proteins encoded here:
- a CDS encoding pseudouridine synthase; translation: MSSTSTFSAAQNQASTLYLPPGSWRTVLDCLCEHFSAIGRDQWLDRIARGRVLDGQGQPIALDLPYKEGLRIHYFREVPDEKPIPVVESILYADDHLVVADKPHFLPVTPAGEYVEQTLLRRLIRRLDNPHLVPLHRIDRHTAGLVIFSANPQTRSAYQSLFPTRQIEKRYEAIAAALPGLDFPLVHKSRMVDGEPFFRMQEGPGVSNTETAVEVREKNGDLWRYGLYPVTGKKHQLRVHMTALGASICNDPFYPEVLKDVEDDYANPLKLLAQGLRFIDPVTGQVREFESLITLDW
- a CDS encoding YgdI/YgdR family lipoprotein; translation: MTQRTLATFMLALGLATLAGCASPTVITLNDGREIQAVDAPKYDEDSGFYEFEQLDGKHTRINKDQIRTVKEL
- a CDS encoding cation:proton antiporter; protein product: MFANLLIILASSLVMIALFRRLRLPPVLGYLCVGLMVGPKAFDWINESEHLPDLAELGVVFLLFSLGLEFSLSKMIALRQVVFRLGSQQVVTTTVLLGSVLMLLGMPATPALLLGAGLSLSSTAIVTKELSSLGEIFSSHGQNAVGVLLFQDVVAVLLLTLVPVFAGSSDQAWYWALPLTLLKTVLLFFGLLLASRWLLPRLFQEVAASRSAELFVLLALVIVLLTAWLTHLLGLSPALGAFLAGMLLGESHYRHQIEADIRPFRDILLGLFFVSIGMLIDLQLFASHSLLIVGMTLGLLVIKGLVVALLVKWRGSDSETAWRSGLALAQGGEFCFALMAQMQQTRLLPAELGALLLAATFCSMLLTPLLLRAAPRIAAALHRKPNQEAQIEEISALNAGFDGHVVICGYGRVGQSIGRFMRNAGQTYVALDNDPVRIQEAATVERDVHYGDSTRGDLLTAVGLLRARLLVIAVDQADVALRVLKEARRLNPAVPILVRTRDDSQSAELKAAGASEVVPELLESSLMLGSHALILLGFPAHRVQEKVDQVRIDRYRLLHGFYPGADDEET
- the moaB gene encoding molybdenum cofactor biosynthesis protein B yields the protein MKAKADVPFVPLNIAVLTVSDTRTLETDTSGQVFVDRLTAAGHYLAQRVLLKDDLYKIRAQVAHWIAEDVVQVVLITGGTGFTGRDSTPEAVACLLDKQVDGFGELFRQISVADIGTSTVQSRALAGLANGTLVCCLPGSTNAVRTGWDGILAEQLDSRHRPCNFVTHLKQAAPCESRG
- a CDS encoding molybdopterin molybdotransferase MoeA, whose protein sequence is MNPVGKPGKTGSLMPVEEAFARLLEMAESSRIVECEFLPLAQVQGRVLAQDLISTLDLPPWPKSAMDGYALNLADWTGEPLPVSQKIFAGQAPLPLKPGTCARIFTGAPVPAGADCVEMQENAEIHADERVSFIEAMVAGQNIRPQGQETTVGELVLPAGTRLGPIEQGLAASLGCAGLDVIRRVRVAVLSTGDELVEPGTTLGPGQIYNSNRVLLCSWLQRLGCEVVDAGILPDDLPTTRARLGELQDVDLILSTGGVSVGEADFLGIALREEGELTLWKLAIKPGKPLTVGHFRGVPVIGLPGNPASTLVTFALLTRPYLLRRQGVQDVEPLKFSVPAGFVWPQAGNRCEFLRGRLEQGQAIIYRNQSSGVLRSAAWAEGLVEVQEGRVLAKGDQVPFIPLSELLG
- a CDS encoding transcriptional regulator — translated: MVNVEQLKSSVNGMSIDVVREAVHELRLDGLVTEGKTPFNKLHFNTCFAEIEALFQRAGYHKQLDVVGYQGLLYALYDPGRWDAVDVLRWLKEFTEAAALKSIPA
- a CDS encoding ammonium transporter, which produces MENLQSAVDTLVHSSNTLFILIGAVMVLAMHAGFAFLEVGTVRQKNQVNALSKILSDFAVSTLAYFFIGYWLSYGVTFLQPAAVLSADHGYGLVKFFFLLTFAAAIPAIISGGIAERARFVPQLCATALIVAFIYPFFEGMVWNGNYGLQAWLTAQFGAPFHDFAGSVVVHAMGGWLALAAVLLLGPRNGRYRDGKLVAFAPSSIPFLALGSWILIVGWFGFNVMSAQTLQGVSGLVAVNSLMAMVGGTVAALIVGRNDPGFLHNGPLAGLVAVCAGSDLMHPVGALVTGAIAGALFVWCFTAAQVKWRIDDVLGVWPLHGLCGVWGGIACGIFGSTALGGLGGVSLISQLIGTALGVAVALIGGFAVYGSIKALHGLRLSQEQEYYGADLSLHKIGAVSQD
- the mobA gene encoding molybdenum cofactor guanylyltransferase MobA; the encoded protein is MTSNTPLSPCSILLLAGGRGQRMGGQDKGLVEWHGEPLIAHLQRKVRPLTDDLIISCNRNRERYAPFADQLVSDDEEDFPGPLAGIRAGLKAARHTHLLVLPCDVPRIDLALLHSMREAASLNSEKPLMLRHDDHWEPLLCVIPVALLPAFENAWKAGERSPGRVMRTLDAQALVCPDNDPRLANLNTPELLSSHNTVSD
- a CDS encoding glutaredoxin family protein, whose amino-acid sequence is MLPECQLFGTLGCHLCEVAEAELMPFVEHGLLVELVDIADDESWFEAYSLRIPVLRRVDTGAELGWPFSADQVVAFLR